A stretch of the Acanthopagrus latus isolate v.2019 chromosome 9, fAcaLat1.1, whole genome shotgun sequence genome encodes the following:
- the LOC119026067 gene encoding TSC22 domain family protein 1-like, with the protein MASMNSPCYTVAMDLGVCQLRNFSISFLSSLLSAESSHVKLDNSSSGASVVAIDNKIEQAMDLVKSHLMYAVREEVEVLKEQIKELIERNSQLEQENTLLKTLASPEQMAQFQAQVQTGSPPAPPTAATPGPPSNATLVQPTLHSSGPSA; encoded by the exons atggccAGCATGAATTCGCCGTGCTACACCGTGGCTATGGATCTTGGCGTCTGCCAGCTGAGAAATTTCTCCATCTCGTTCCTATCTTCGTTACTGAGCGCGGAGAGCTCTCACGTCAAGCTCGACAATAG CTCGTCAGGAGCCAGCGTTGTGGCTATTGACAACAAGATTGAACAAGCAAtg gaCCTGGTGAAGAGTCACCTGATGTACGCAGTGcgtgaggaggtggaggtccTGAAGGAGCAGATCAAGGAGCTGATCGAGCGTAACTCCCAGTTGGAGCAGGAGAACACCCTGCTGAAAACGCTGGCCAGCCCGGAGCAGATGGCCCAGTTCCAGGCCCAGGTTCAGACCGGTTCCCCGCCTGCGCCTCCGACAGCTGCTACACCGGGACCCCCGAGCAACGCCACCCTCGTCCAGCCCACCCTGCACAGCTCTGGCCCATCGGCGTAG